The following coding sequences are from one Microtus pennsylvanicus isolate mMicPen1 chromosome 1, mMicPen1.hap1, whole genome shotgun sequence window:
- the LOC142837535 gene encoding NACHT, LRR and PYD domains-containing protein 9B-like, with protein sequence MAEPSDLGVAHCLKQLSDATFLHFKNLLIKEPELQVNPVLCAKIKLASRKDLIMLLHAYYPGQVWDMMSRTFLQVNRRDLWTKVQELRRDKRTYKEIMKTAFHHIWTFENNLYVLDAEYKVVTDMQFKVLQEVFYPQLKPITAVLLGAEAIGKSTFLRKAVLDWASGNLWKNRFQYVFFFSLVSLNSTTELSLAQLLLSQLSASSETPDDVLSDPRKILFILDGFDHLKFDLDIRTNLCDDWRKMLPTQIVLSSLIQKVMLPESSLLLELGNPSIPKIYPLLQYPRKITMGGFSEKSIKFYCMDFFNDFEKGLEVFGYLQSMQALLDLCISPYMCWMFCRTVKGQRDRGEEMNLVYEPDSALYTSFMVSSFRSVYDSRRSRQNRARLKTLCTLAAEGMWKQVFVFKSEDLRRNGITEPEERSWLRIRFLSYRGDCFMFYHPTLQSYFAALFYFLRQDKDTPHPIIGSLLQFLREVYAHGQTQWLRTGMFVFGIATEKVAAMLNPHFGFIPSRDVRGVIFNCFRNMNQEEFSKTLRAQSLFKSLFGNKEEEFVTQVMGLFEEMTVDISNVDVLTVATYSLLRSQKLKKLHLHIQERVFTEAYNPGDGDIDTFRRHKKIANKYWRSLCGIFWNLQVLDLDSCNFNETAIQHLCESLSPAPCIPLNMFKLQSLSCSFMTNFGDGTLFHTVLQLPHLTSLNLYGTNLSYNAVEKMCSGLKSPTCNLEELLLGKCGISSNACVKIVTSLNFGKLKHLSLVENPLTNKGVMVLCEILKDPRCVLERLMLSYCSFNSIICGHLNEALVRNKHLSLLDLGSNVLEDLGANILCEALKDPKCPLQELWLSGCCLTSDCCEQISTVLTCNKNLKTLKLGNNNIQDSGVMRLCKALRNPACKLQSLGLDMCALSTACCADLASALSTCRTLTRLTLDWVTLDHYGVRLLCEALACRGCSVKVLGLDKSALSEESQKLLQDVEKKSNLNILHYPWVKEENKMRGVRLLWNSKN encoded by the exons ATGGCAGAACCATCTGATTTGGGTGTGGCTCACTGCCTAAAACAGCTCAGTGATGCAACGTTCCTACACTTCAAAAATCTGCTCATCAAAGAACCAGAATTGCAAGTCAATCCGGTGCTCTGTGCAAAAATTAAGCTAGCTTCGAGAAAAGACCTGATAATGCTGTTGCACGCATATTATCCAGGGCAGGTATGGGACATGATGTCAAGAACATTTCTACAGGTCAATCGGAGAGACCTCTGGACCAAGGTTCAAGAGCTGAGGAGAG ATAAAAGGACATACAAAGAGATTATGAAGACTGCATTTCACCACATCTGGACCTTCGAAAACAACCTTTATGTGCTGGATGCAGAATACAAAGTTGTTACAGACATGCAGTTCAAGGTGCTGCAAGAAGTATTTTATCCTCAGTTAAAGCCAATCACTGCAGTCCTACTGGGTGCTGAAGCAATTGGAAAATCCACGTTCTTAAGAAAAGCCGTGTTGGATTGGGCATCAGGAAACTTATGGAAGAACAGATTTcagtatgttttcttcttttctctcgtCTCACTTAACAGCACCACAGAGTTGAGCTTAGCTCAGCTTCTCTTAAGTCAGTTGTCGGCATCTTCAGAGACACCTGATGATGTCTTATCCGATCCGAGGAAAATCTTGTTTATCTTGGATGGATTTGACCACCTGAAATTTGACTTGGATATCCGGACAAACTTGTGCGACGACTGGAGGAAGATGCTGCCAACACAAATTGTCTTGAGTAGTTTGATACAGAAAGTAATGCTCCCAGAATCTTCTCTGCTGCTTGAATTGGGAAACCCAAGTATACCCAAAATCTATCCCTTGCTACAGTATCCAAGGAAGATAACTATGGGAGGATTCAGTGAGAAGTCTATAAAGTTCTACTGTATGGACTTTTTCAATGACTTTGAGAAAGGCTTAGAAGTCTTTGGTTATTTACAGAGCATGCAAGCATTGCTCGATTTATGCATTAGTCCCTATATGTGCTGGATGTTCTGTAGGACCGTAAAGGGGCAGCGTGACAGGGGAGAGGAAATGAACCTTGTCTATGAGCCAGATTCGGCTTTGTACACAAGCTTTATGGTGAGCTCCTTCAGATCTGTGTATGACTCCCGTCGATCCAGACAGAACAGAGCCCGACTAAAGACTCTGTGTACCTTGGCTGCAGAGGGAATGTGGAAACAGGTATTTGTGTTTAAGTCTGAGGATCTCAGGAGGAATGGGATAACTGAACCTGAGGAGAGATCATGGCTGAGAATACGTTTTCTCAGTTACCGGGGTGACTGTTTCATGTTTTACCATCCGACGCTACAGTCGTATTTTGCTGCCCTGTTCTATTTCCTCAGACAAGACAAAGACACACCTCACCCCATCATAGGAAGCCTACTCCAATTCCTAAGAGAAGTCTATGCTCATGGCCAAACCCAATGGCTCCGGACAGGGATGTTTGTGTTTGGAATTGCCACTGAAAAAGTTGCTGCCATGCTGAACCCACACTTTGGCTTTATACCATCCAGAGATGTTAGAGGTGTTATCTTCAACTGCTTTAGAAACATGAATCAAGAAGAGTTCAGTAAGACACTGAGGGCCCAGAGTTTGTTCAAGAGCCTATTTGGCAACAAGGAAGAAGAATTTGTAACACAAGTGATGGGTCTATTCGAAGAAATGACTGTTGATATTAGTAATGTTGATGTACTCACAGTAGCTACCTACAGTCTGCTGAGATCTCAGAAGCTAAAGAAACTTCATCTACATATACAAGAAAGAGTTTTTACAGAAGCATATAACCCAGGAGATGGTGACATAGACACCTTTAGACGACACAAGAA AATTGCAAACAAATATTGGCGTTCATTATGTGGAATTTTCTGGAACTTACAAGTGTTGGATCTGGACAGCTGTAATTTCAATGAAACTGCAATTCAGCATCTTTGTGAATCGTTGTCTCCAGCTCCTTGTATACCTCTGAACATGTTTAAGCTCCAAAGCTTGTC GTGTTCCTTCATGACTAACTTTGGGGATGGTACGTTATTTCACACAGTTCTTCAGCTGCCTCACCTGACATCCCTGAACCTCTATGGCACTAATCTGTCTTATAATGCAGTTGAGAAAATGTGCTCCGGGCTGAAATCGCCAACATGCAACCTGGAGGAGCTGCT GTTGGGGAAGTGTGGCATCTCAAGTAACGCTTGTGTTAAAATTGTGACTTCCCTAAACTTCGGCAAGCTGAAGCATCTCTCATTGGTTGAAAACCCCTTGACTAACAAAGGAGTGATGGTACTGTGTGAGATCCTGAAGGATCCGAGATGCGTCCTGGAGAGACTGAT GTTGTCATATTGCTCTTTCAACTCCATTATCTGTGGCCATCTCAATGAAGCCCTTGTGCGCAACAAACACCTCTCTCTGCTTGACCTGGGGTCAAATGTCCTAGAAGATTTGGGGGCAAACATTCTGTGTGAAGCTTTGAAAGACCCAAAGTGCCCCCTTCAGGAGTTATG GTTGTCTGGTTGCTGTCTCACATCAGACTGCTGTGAGCAGATCTCCACTGTCCTTACTTGCAATAAAAATCTAAAGACCCTGAAACTGGGCAACAATAACATACAAGACAGCGGTGTCATGCGGTTGTGTAAAGCGCTGAGGAATCCGGCTTGTAAACTGCAGAGTCTCGG GTTAGACATGTGTGCGCTCTCCACGGCCTGCTGTGCAGACCTCGCCTCCGCTCTCAGCACATGTAGAACACTGACCAGGCTGACCCTCGACTGGGTCACTTTGGACCACTATGGGGTGAGGCTGCTGTGTGAGGCTTTGGCTTGCAGAGGCTGCAGCGTGAAGGTACTGGG ATTGGACAAATCTGCACTTTCTGAAGAGTCACAGAAGCTACTGCAAGATGTGGAAAAGAAAAGTAACCTGAATATTTTGCATTATCCGTGGGTCAAGGAGGAGAACAAGATGAGGGGTGTTCGTCTGCTCTGGAACAGCAAGAACTGA